The segment AGGACGCCTTCATCTACGGCGTCCACTCCCTGCCCGTCACCTGGTGACGGTGCCGTCCCACGAGCCCGACGACAGCCGACGGCGACGGACCGCCGAGAACGAGAAGGGGAATCCCATGAGTGGTGCCGAGGTGGAGCTGGAGACCGACAGGTGCGTCGCCTCCGGGCAGTGTGTGGTGGCGGCCGGACAGGTCTTCGACCAGGACGACGACGGCATCGCGGTGCTGCTGGCGGAGCGGCCCGCGCCCGAACACCTCGACGACGTCCGCGAGGCCGTCGCGGTCTGCCCGGCCGCGGCGATCCGGCTGCTCGAACGGTGAACCGGATCGTGGTCGTCGGAGCCTCGGCCGCCGGACTCGCGGCGGCCGAGACGCTCCGGCGCGAGGGCTACGAGGGGACGCTGACGCTCGTCGGCGACGAACCGCACGCTCCCTACGACCGGCCGCCGCTGTCCAAGCAGGTCCTCGCCGCCGAGTGGGAGCGGGACCGGCTCCCGCTGCGCCGCCCCGGCGAGCTCGCCGCCCTCGGCCTCGACCTGCGCCTCGGCACCGCGGCGACCGGCCTCGACACCGCCCGCCGACGCGTACGCATGGCGGACGGCGGCGACGTGCCGTACGACGGCCTGATCCTGGCCACCGGTGTCCGGCCGCGCCGGCTGCCGGGCGGCGGCGCGCATGTGCTGCGCACCCTGGAGGACGCGCTCGCCCTGCGCGAGCGCCTCGCCCCGGGACGGCACCTGGTCGTCGTCGGCGCGGGCTTCCTCGGCGCGGAGGCCGCCGCGGTGGCCCGCGGCCTGGGGGTGCAGGTCACCTTGCTGGAACCGGCGGCCGTGCCGCTGGCCCACGCGGTCGGCGAGGAGATCGGACGGGTGCTGTCGCGGGCGCACGCCGATCGGGGGGTACGGCTGCGCTGCGGGGTCACCGTGACCGAGGCGACCGGCGGCGGTGTACGGCTCGCCGATGGCGGGGCCGTCGAGGCCGACGAGGTGCTGGTCGCGGTCGGGTCGGCGCCCAACACCGAGTGGCTGGCCGGCAGCGGTCTGACGGTGGCCGACGGGGTGGTGTGCGACGCGTACCTGGAGGCCGCGCCGGGCGTGTACGCCGCCGGGGACGTGGCCCGCTGGCTCCACCCGCTGTCCGGCACGTCCCTGCGGATCGAACACCGCACCAACGCCACCGGGCAGGGGATGGCCGCCGCCCGCAATCTGCTGCGCCCCGAGGCCCGCCGGCCGTTCGCGGCCGTGCCGTACTTCTGGTCCGACCAGTACGGCATGAGGATCCAGGCCCACGGGTTCCTGCGCGGCCACGACGAGGTCGCGGTCGTCGAGGGCGCCCTCGACGACCGGCGGTTCGTGGCCGCCTACCGCACCGGCGACCGGGTGGGCGGCGTGCTCGCCGTGGCCATGCCGCCCGCGGCGGTCCAGCGGTGGCGGCAGGCGGTCGCACACCGCGCGCCCTGGGGAGAGCACGTGCGGGTGACGGTGTGAGACGGTCGTCGGCCGCGAGGCACGCCGGGGGACGGGTAACTTACTTGAGTTACGCAATGAGATGGTAAAGTGGTCCGCATGTCCACCGAACCGCCCGAACCGTCCCCGCTGCCCTCCGCCGCGGCTCCGGAAGTGATCGAGATCGAGCGCGCGCTCACGCGGATCACGTACCTGAGCACCCGCGCCCGTCAGCACGACCGGCTGATGACGCTGGCGGGCGTCCCGCTGGACCGCGCCGCCGTGGCCCTGCTGCGGCAGGTCGCGGACTCCGAGCCGCTGCGGCCGGGGGAACTGGCGCAGCGGCTGGGCGTGGAGGCGTCCCATGTGACCCGCACGGTGCAGCAGCTCCAGAAGTCCGGCCATGTCACCCGGGTCCCCGACCCCGACGACGGCCGGGCCCAGCGCATCGAGCTCACCGGGGCCGGCCGCGCGGCCGTAGACCGCATCCGCGACGCGGGCGCCCGGGGGATGCAGCTCGCCCTGGCCGACTGGTCCCCGCAGGAGCTGGGTCAGCTGGCCGCGCTGTTCCACCGCATGGTGGACGACTTCCTCTCCTACTCCGTCGAGGACGAGACCGAGCAGCCGGCCGCGGCCCCCCGGGGCTGACCTCGGTTCCGCCCGGCGCCGAGGGGGCTCAGTCGCGGTCCGGGACGCGTGTGAAACCGCCGGGCCACTCGTCCTCGTCGAGCGTGTGGGCGTCGATCACGAAGCAGTCCGGCTCCTCGCGGAAACCCGGCAGCAGCCGCGCGAGGCGCCTGCGCTCCGCCGCTTTCTCCGGCGTGGAGCAGACGCCGAGCAGCTTGGCGTCGTCGCCGTCCCGCTCGTCGAGGTGCACCGTGTCCCCGTCGCGGTGCAGGGGCGCGCCGTCCTCGCCGGCCGTGTTCCGGTGTCCGATGGGCCACAGCAGGCAGACGGTCATCCCCGCAGATCATCGCCCGCGCCGGGCAACCACGCGGCGGCCCGGGCGAGTTGACGGGCCCGTGCGGCGCGCGCCCCTCGGCGCGGGTGCCCGGCCGGCCGGCCGACCCCGGCTCCGCATTCCCGCCTACCCTCCAGTAAGGTCGGGCGCCAGATCGTCAGAGGAGGAACCGTGCCACGGTCCGAACGCTCACCCCTGCTGCTGGCGGGACTGCTGGCCGGCATGGGCGCAGCCCACTTCGCCGTCCCGCGCCCGTTCGACGCGATCGTCCCGCGCACGCTGCCCGGCTCCCCCCGGACCTGGACGCACGCCAGCGGCGTCGCCGAGCTGGTGCTGGCGGCCGGAGTGGCCCTGCCCCGCACCCGCAAGACGGCCGCGCTGGCCACGGCCGCGCTCTTCGTCGGCGTCTTCCCCGCGAACGTCAAGATGGCGTGGGACTGGCGGCACCGCCCCGCCCCGCTCAAGGCCGCCGCCGTCGCCCGGCTGCCCTTCCAGGTGCCCCTGGTGATGTGGGCCCGCAGCGTCGCCGAGGGCGCCCGCACCGCGACCACCGCGGAGGGACGGTCGTGACCAGGATCCTGACAGCCGGTGACCTCGTCGAGGACTTCTCGCTGCCGGACGAGACGGGCACGGTCCGCAGCCTCACGGAGCTGCTCGCGGACGGGCCGGTGGTCCTCTTCTTCTACCCCGCCGCCCTGACCGGGGGCTGCACGGCCGAGGCCTGTCACTTCCGTGACCTGGCGGCCGAGTTCGCCGCCGTGGGCGCCCGCCCGGTCGGGATCAGCGGGGACTCCGTCGACCGCCAGCAGGAATTCACCGGAAAGCACGTGCTCGGCATGCCGCTCCTGTCGGACGTCGACGGATCGGTGCGGGAGCGCTTCGGCGTGAAGCGCGGCTTCTCGCTGGCGCCCACCAAGCGGGTCACCTTCGTCATCGGGCAGGACCGCACCGTCTGGGAGGTCGTGCGCAGCGAGCTGCGGATGAACACGCACGCCGACCGTGCCCTCGAGGTGCTGCGCGCCCGCGGCGCCTGACCCGCGCCCGGGCGCCCCGGCCGGACGGCCGGGCTCCCGGCGCGGTTGATGCGCCGGGACAAAGGGACCATTCTGGACGACATGGAGCATGTCGTCGCTGCGGCGGTCATCGATGCGCGTGGCGTCGTGACGGGCTGGAGCGAGGGCGCCCGACTGCTGACGGGCCGCTCGGCCGAGGAGACCGTCGGGCGCGCCGCCGCCGAGCTGCTCGCCGAGGACCCGCCCGGGCGCGGGGACGGCGAGTGGAGCGGTCCCGTCGTGGTGCGTCACCGTGACGGCCGGCCCGTACCCCTCGTCGTGACGGCCCACCCTGTGCTCGACGCGGACGCCCGGCCCGCCGGCCACACCCTCACCGCGCGGCCGGCCGATGCCGTACCTGCGCCCGAGGCCGCACGGCCTCCCGGCACCGCGGCCCCGCACGGCACCGCGGCCCCGCACGGCACCGCGGCCCCGCACGGCACCGCGGCCCCGCCCGGCGCCGTGGAGCCGACGCTGGCCGGGCGGGCGTTCCAGCAGGCCTCCATGGCGATGTCCGTCTTCGACCCCGGCCAGCGCTACCTGCGGCTCAACGAGATCGCCTGCAAGGTCATGGGCGTCTCCGAGGACGTCCTGCTCGGCCGGCACTTCCCCGAGACCGTGGAGGACGCCGAGCACAGCAGGGGCTTCGAACGGCAGCTGCGCCAGGTCGCCGAGACCGGTCGCCCCACGCGCTACGAGAGCTTCACCGGAGCACCGGCCCTCAACCGCGAACACGCCTGGACCACCGAGATGTGGCCGGTGCGCGACGACCGGGGAACGGTGACCGGCGTGGCCCTCGCGGCCTTCGACAGCACGGAGCAGTACCTGGCCCGCCGACGACTGACCCTGCTGAACGAGGCCGCGGCGTCCATCGGCACCACCCTCGACGTGGTGCGCACCGCCGAGGAGGTTATCGCGCTCCTCGTGCCCAGGTTCGCCGACTTCGCCAGCGTGGACCTGCTGGACTGGGTCCTGGGGGCCGACGAGCCGCCACCCGTCCCGGACGGCGAGGTCGTGCTGCGCCGGGTCGCCCACGGCTCCGCCCACGAAGGCACCCCCGAGGCGGCGGTCCGTCTCGGCGAGACCGACGTCCACCCGCCCTTCAGCCCGCCCGCCCGCGCCCTGCGCGAGGGGCGCGCCGTCCGCATCCAGGCGGGCGAACCCGATTTCATGCGCTGGCTCGGCGAGCGCAACGCGCGCGCTCCCGAGGGCCGCCGCTTCCGCACCGGGGTCCACTCGGTGATCTCGGTGCCCCTGCGGGCCCGGGGCACCACCCTGGGCGTCCTGGTCGGCGTCCGTATCGCTCACCCCGACGACTACGAGGCCGACGACGCCGTCTTCGCCGAGGAACTGGCCAGCCGGGCCGCCGTCTGCGTCGACAACGCCCGCCGCTTCGCCCGGGAACGCACCACCGCCCTCACCCTCCAGCACAGCCTGCTGCCCCGCGGCCTGCCCGGACAGGCCGCCGTCGAGGTC is part of the Streptomyces asoensis genome and harbors:
- a CDS encoding MarR family winged helix-turn-helix transcriptional regulator encodes the protein MSTEPPEPSPLPSAAAPEVIEIERALTRITYLSTRARQHDRLMTLAGVPLDRAAVALLRQVADSEPLRPGELAQRLGVEASHVTRTVQQLQKSGHVTRVPDPDDGRAQRIELTGAGRAAVDRIRDAGARGMQLALADWSPQELGQLAALFHRMVDDFLSYSVEDETEQPAAAPRG
- a CDS encoding peroxiredoxin, translated to MTRILTAGDLVEDFSLPDETGTVRSLTELLADGPVVLFFYPAALTGGCTAEACHFRDLAAEFAAVGARPVGISGDSVDRQQEFTGKHVLGMPLLSDVDGSVRERFGVKRGFSLAPTKRVTFVIGQDRTVWEVVRSELRMNTHADRALEVLRARGA
- a CDS encoding ferredoxin, with the protein product MSGAEVELETDRCVASGQCVVAAGQVFDQDDDGIAVLLAERPAPEHLDDVREAVAVCPAAAIRLLER
- a CDS encoding NAD(P)/FAD-dependent oxidoreductase yields the protein MNRIVVVGASAAGLAAAETLRREGYEGTLTLVGDEPHAPYDRPPLSKQVLAAEWERDRLPLRRPGELAALGLDLRLGTAATGLDTARRRVRMADGGDVPYDGLILATGVRPRRLPGGGAHVLRTLEDALALRERLAPGRHLVVVGAGFLGAEAAAVARGLGVQVTLLEPAAVPLAHAVGEEIGRVLSRAHADRGVRLRCGVTVTEATGGGVRLADGGAVEADEVLVAVGSAPNTEWLAGSGLTVADGVVCDAYLEAAPGVYAAGDVARWLHPLSGTSLRIEHRTNATGQGMAAARNLLRPEARRPFAAVPYFWSDQYGMRIQAHGFLRGHDEVAVVEGALDDRRFVAAYRTGDRVGGVLAVAMPPAAVQRWRQAVAHRAPWGEHVRVTV
- a CDS encoding SpoIIE family protein phosphatase produces the protein MEHVVAAAVIDARGVVTGWSEGARLLTGRSAEETVGRAAAELLAEDPPGRGDGEWSGPVVVRHRDGRPVPLVVTAHPVLDADARPAGHTLTARPADAVPAPEAARPPGTAAPHGTAAPHGTAAPHGTAAPPGAVEPTLAGRAFQQASMAMSVFDPGQRYLRLNEIACKVMGVSEDVLLGRHFPETVEDAEHSRGFERQLRQVAETGRPTRYESFTGAPALNREHAWTTEMWPVRDDRGTVTGVALAAFDSTEQYLARRRLTLLNEAAASIGTTLDVVRTAEEVIALLVPRFADFASVDLLDWVLGADEPPPVPDGEVVLRRVAHGSAHEGTPEAAVRLGETDVHPPFSPPARALREGRAVRIQAGEPDFMRWLGERNARAPEGRRFRTGVHSVISVPLRARGTTLGVLVGVRIAHPDDYEADDAVFAEELASRAAVCVDNARRFARERTTALTLQHSLLPRGLPGQAAVEVAHRYLPSGSTAGIGGDWFDVIPLSGSRVALVVGDVVGHGIPSTATMGRLCMAVRTLADVDLPPDELLTHLDDLVTHLAAYDNAGEDVAELGATCLYAVYDPVGRRLTLAAAGHPAPALVLPDGTAQLVRMTPGPPLGVGGLPFEAVTLDLPEGAVVALYTDGLIEDRDRDVDRATGELCSALTAPAATLDALCDGVLKAVLPDEPSDDVALLLARTRVLGADRVATWDIEPDPAHVAVTRQAATEQLTAWGLEEAAFVTELVVSELVTNAIRYGAPPIQLRLIRDRNLICEVSDGSSTSPHLRRAHAFDEGGRGLLLVAQLTQRWGSRQTDRGKTIWAEQTLDSA